CAAATGCTCACTCGATCAGACTTCCAAGTCTCCAACGGGCCGACGGTGCACGCGGAGGTTGGCACGAGCGAGACCTGTCCGCCGCCGCTGGTGCGTGCGTTTTGAATGATCGTCATCGGGTGGAGATCAACGACGCGAGTACCGAGTTTGCGATACTCGGCGGGGCTCGGCGGAGCGTTCTTCCACTTGCCGGTTCTTCGCGGCGGGTCGTTGAAGGCCCAGTGCTTCACTTCGCCTTGCCCGCCTTGCATGACGAGGCAGCGGGCCTCGTCAAAGCTATCGCTGTACGCCTTGAGATCGCCGGTGGGGAAGTGAATGTTCTCGCGCCGCGGGCGCAACTTGCGATCAATGCGATTGAAGCAGAGATCCATGTCGGCCTTCGCAAAGCTCAAGGGATGATCGAAGTCGACGGGTCGGTCATTCTCGACCCACTCGTCCATGCCCCAGAAATGCGCGTCAAGCTTTGCGAGGTTGATTTTCGAGCGAGTTGACGATCCGCGCGACGAGCGGCAGTTGCTCGGTCGGGCCAATGGGGCCGCAGATTCCAGCCGGCGAGTCTGGCGAACTCTGCCGCCACGCCTCAATGTATTCGAGCGCTTCCGCGAGATAGAACTCCGCGAGCGTGTCGTAGAGGTGAACTGTAAAGCCTGGCCGGGTGAGTCCCTTGAGCGTGCGCTCGTTCAACCGGGCCGCATCGGCGAGGATCGTCGGGTCAAGCGTCGTGTAGTCCCACCAATCAGGAGCCACTTTACTTAGCGGGCGAATCGCGCTCGCTGCCGGGGGCGTGTCGCGACGACCCTTTTGAGGGGCAGGGGAGGATGATTGCATGGCGATTCGAAGAGTTGGAGACATTTGACGGGAGGACGCGAGCCAAGCGGTTCAGTGCGGCAGAAGGTAGGAGCGGACCAGTGACTCCTGGAGCAGAAATAGTTCGACCGCGCCACTGGCTTGCTTGCCGCTCCGCCACGCTGATTCTATCGACTGAACGTGCTGAGGGTCAGCGGCGGGGTCGCCAGCGGGCGCGACGAAGTCGGCAAGTTTGCCGGCGTCTTCCGGTGATTGGAGCCGAAGGTGCTGGCCTCGGCCGCTTCTTCTAGGCGGGGGTCGGGAGTCCGGCATTCGTCAAAATCTGAAAAAATTGGCTGTTAAATCTGGCGGCTGATCGCCATGTTCTTGATAGGCAAGGAGTACGCAGCGTACGACGATGCCTTCGAGGCCCCTTTTCTGCGCTTCATTCCGCAAACGGAGCGTGCCGCTTTGGTCGAGAAACCGTCTGCTCAGCCAGATGCTCCCGAGGAAATCGATTGGGCTGCTGAAAGCGCCAATCTGTTTGCGGAACTGCTGCGCGAGAGCCATCGCGACCTGTTCGTGTTCATTTACGCCCTCGTCCAGAACCGGGCTGATGCCGAAGACGTCTACCAGCAAACCACGATGGTGCTCTGGAGCAAGTTTGCGGAATTCAAGCCCGGCACGAATTTTGCCGCCTGGGCGACGCGCGTGGCGCACCTCACGGCACGGCACTTTATTCGATCGCGGCGGCGGCAGCATCTTTACTTCAGCGACGAGATTCTCGACTCTCTACGAGAAGTCTACCGTCCGCAGGGTCCCGAGCACCACGCGACTCGAATGGAAGCATTAGCAATCTGCATGGAAAAACTTCCGCCGCGAGACCGCAGTCTCATCAATCGATGCTACGCGGGGAACAACGACGTTGCAGAAATTGCCGTAACGGAGAGTCGTACTGTCGCCTCAATTTATCAGGCGATCTACCGCATCCGCAAAAATCTATTCGGCTGCGTTCAGCGAACCCTAGCAACGGAGAACCGCTAGATGCCGCTGCCACGCCACGACGCCGATGAGTTATTTCGCCTGCTAAGCCTGCAATGGGACGATGCTTGCCCGCCGGAAGTGCTGGCGAGGATTGAGCAGATTGCACGAACCCACGGCGATTCGGCGATCGAATTGATCCTCGAATACAGCGCCTTGCACGCCGACATCGATGCGGTGGTTGCTTCCTCCCAGGCGTTCGATCGAGCCATCGAGGGAATCGAACAAACGCGGCGCAAGCCGCGCAAGCTGGCTTCGCCGCAGCATGTCGCCGCCGCCCGAGCGGAAAAGCCGCGTGGCGTACAGATTTCGAAATGGCAAGCCGTCTTCGTAATGGCGGCCAGTCTGCTGCTGGCCGTGGGAGGATCGTATTGGCTTGATCCGCACGTGCGGCAAGAGCGGGCCTCGATGGGAATGGGCGGCGTGCCGATGATTTTGCGACCGCCGCAAACCGTCGCCTGCGTGACGCGCCTGACGAACGCTACTTGGGCTCATTCCTTGGTGTTGAAGGAAGGGCAAACGCTCAAGGAGCACCAAAGACTGGAATTGCTCACCGGCGCTGCACAACTCAGCATGGCCTGTGGCGCGGAAATCGTGCTCAAGGCTCCCTGCACGATCAGGCTCCGTTCCGACGACTTCGTCTATCTCGAAGCGGGAGACCTCACCGCCGAAGTTGCGAAGTGGGCGACCGGCTTCGTCGTCGACACGAAGGGACTGCGCATCACCGATCTAGGAACTCGCTTCGCCGTTTCGGCCGGCCCTTCGGGAATCGCCGAAGCGCATGTGCTCGAGGGCGAAGTGCTCGCCGAGCCGATGAAGACGCATCGCCCCAAACAGTCGTCGATGCTGCTCAACGCCGGCGAAGCCATTCGCGTGAGCTTGCAAAAAGCAACCATCGACCAAATTCTCGCGGAGAGCGACCGCTTTGTGAGCCGGCTCAAGCAATTCCGTCCGCTGCGACCGATCCAGCTTCGTAACACGGGAATCTCGCTCAGCGTCGGCCAGGACGATCCGCACTGGACGGTCACGGCGGGAGATCCCGCATACGGTCCATACCCGCATCCGGCAATCATTACGGAAGGCGACCCCAGCTACCTCGACAACATGCCGGACGGTTCTCAGTGGATCTCCGTTAAAAGAGACGTCTGGCCGGGCATCCCGACCTCGTCGACTCACACGTTCGAGACCCGTTTCAACTTGAACGGCTACGATCCAGCAACCGTCTACATCATCGGCTCATTCCTAGTCGACAATTCGATTAGCGAAATACGGATCAACGGCAAGCCGGTAGACTTCAATCGCTGGGTCACCACATGGGACGTCCATGATTTTGAAAGCTTCCATACGATCGAGATCCTCGACGGATTTGTCGCGGGCGAGAATGTCATTGCGGTCGACGTGTTCAACACGCCTTCGCACCCCGATAATCCAGAGTTGCCGAATCCGATGGGGCTGCGGGTCGAGTGGCAAGCGTTTGGCTGCGAAGCCGAGCCGGCGGCGACTCCGGCGCCCAGCGTCGCTGGATTCGAAGTTTTCCTGCGACAAGCGGAAAATCTGTTTGCGGGCGTGAAGATTATGTGAGTATTTCTTAACATTATGCGTTAAGCGAAGCCAGATCTCGTCATGTATTAGGGTAGATGCATCGTGATGAGCTAAGTCGAGAAGCTATGCGTTCAAAAGCGAGCGCAACATCTCGGTAAGCTCTCCGCGATTTGTCGCACATTGAAACAGAGAAGGCAGTTCGTTCGCTGTATTTGTCGATTGGCCATCGTCGGAACATGCCAATCGGTTCTTTCGGTCTCGCCGAAAGAACGCCGCGCTAGATGCGGCGTAGTTGCAGCGGTCCTCCACTTTTTACTTTTCTCCAGCTGCCTCTGATCGGGTGGTCGCCGTCTCGTCGCGCTCATGCGTGGCGCTTCGCTCGTCGAATTGCCATCTCGTCGTTGCACGGCGTTCACATCTTCCATTGAATGGATCGCGATGAAAATGCGCACACACCGGAAGTGTTCAAACTCAGCGTTCACGCTGGTCGAACTGCTAGTCGTGATTGCCATCATTGGCGTCCTCGTCGCGTTGCTATTGCCAGCGGTGCAGGCGGCACGAGAAGCCGCGAGGCGCTCGCAGTGCGTCAACCAGCTGAAGCAATGGGGCCTCTCGATGCAGATGCATCACGATTCAAAATTGCAACTCCCCTACGGCGCCACTTTCCCTGATACGGTTTACAAACGTCCCCGCCAAACCTGGGTCGTGCGACTCTGGCCATTCATCGAACAAGGCAACCTCTCGCGTCAATTCGATTTGAAGACCGACTTCGAGCTGCCGCCGATGACGATCGCCGGCACGCTGAATGGCCTGACGGGGCAGTTCGTCCCACTCTACTACTGCCCGAGCGACGTAACTGGCAGCGACCAGATCCTTGGCAACTACCAGCGGCGACGCGGGAACTACGTAATCAATTGGGGGAACGCGACGTTCGGTGGAGCGTTCCGGGACAACGAGCTCGTTGGATTTCCAGGAATCGCCCCCTTCTCGCATGTGAACGGTCGCATTGCGGAGCCTGTTGATACGTCGTTTGCTCTCATCACCGATGGCACGAGCAACACGCTGCTGATGTCCGAGTATTTGATTCCGACCAGCCCGGAAGACAACGACTGGCGCGCCGACATTCACAACAACGAGGGCGTGCAGCGCTTCCACACCCTCCAGACGCCTAATTCTTCCGCCCCCGACGTGATCGCGAACGGCTGGTTCCAGGACAACGGCGATCCCGCCATGCCGGCGATCGCGGGCACGATCACCCGGCAGCAAAACGCCGCGCGAAGCCGACACAACGGCGGCGTCAACGCGCTGCATTGCGACGGTTCGGTCGCCTTCTACGCCGACGGCATCGCCGCCAATGTATGGCAGGCGCTCGGCACGATGAACGGCGGAGAAGCCGCCTCGCAGAATTGAAAATCGGTCTTATTAGTTCCCCACTCGCACTTCTGGAATCGGGTATGACGTTGACTCGTACGTTTTTCTGGTCAGCTCCGGCAATCGTTCTGGGATGCGCGATCGGCTGCGGAAGCCAAGATCCCAATCGGGGCGAGGTGACGGGAATCGTCACCGTCAACGGCCAGCCTGCCGTTACTGGCGCCGTGGCGTTTAGCCCAGTTGACGGGCAATCGCCGACAAGCGGCGGCAAGATCATCGACGGGAAGTACACGGTGACGGCGTCGACGGGAACCTCGCGCGTTGCGATCCGCGTGCCCAAAGTCGTGGGCAAACGCAAGCTTTACAACACTCCCGATAGCCCCGAGCAGCCTCTGATGGCCGAGACGCTACCGCCGGAATACAACGATCGCACGACGCTCACGCTGGAAGTCAAACCCGGCGACAACGAGCACAACTTCGAACTGCAGACGAAATAGCACGCCTACCATTCGCCTGCACTCGGCTCTTGGGAAATCGAGCCGCCTCTCTTCAACTCCTCACGAATCCACTAACTCGCCCTGGAGGTTGGATCATCATGCCGCAGACTAAGAAAAGCTTCCTTCACATAACCGCCTGCCTCGCGATTGTCGCCACGGCGTCTAGCGGAGCGTTCGGCGCCGTCGTCGCCAATAATGAATTCAACCTCGGTCCGGAAGGCGGGACAGGGCTTTACACGCCGACGTTCCCGTCGGGCGGCTCTTCGATCACCGATCTGCTCAACGGCAAGTTGCCGAGCAACAACGTCGGCAATTTTCAGCAGGAAGGTTCCACCGGCGTCGCCGCGTTGACGAATGGTTCCGTGCAAACGGCGTACGGCAATGGCGGAGCGGAGAGCCCTCACGCCGCCTACGCAACGGCTGGCGCCGGGCAATCGGTAACATACACCCTGGGGGGCGTTTATAACCTCTCGTCGATCGTGATCTACGGCGGCTGGAACGATGGCGGCCGCGATGCTCAGCACTACAACATCTTGACCTCGACCGATGCGGGCTTGAACTACACCCTGCTGACGACCTACGACAACAGCCCGGGTCAAACCACCGCGACGCCAGTGCCCGTCTCGCAGCGAACGGCGTTCACCGAGAACGCTCTGCCGAACCTCGCCGTCAACGTCACGAATATCAAGGTCGAGTTCTTGAGCGTTGAGAACGGCTACACGGGCTACACCGAAATCGACGTCTTCGGCAACCAGCTGTTCGCGCCTGGCGACGCCAATCGCAACGGCGTCGTCGATATCAACGACTTCTTCGTGATCAGCAATAACTTCTCGAAGGTTCCCTCCTCGCCTGGTCTGGACGGCGACATCGTCGTCGACAATCTCGTCGACGTTCTCGACTTCCGGCTGTGGAAGAACAGCGTCCCCGCCGAAGTGGCGGCGCTCGCCGCGAACTTCGGCGTTCCGGAACCATCGTCTCTCGCCCTGGCCGGCGCCGGCTTGGCTCTGCTCGCTGCTCGCCGCCGTCGAGGCTGAGCGTCTCTCTACGCCTGCACGAATCCACTTCTTAAAGATTCTCCCTACAAGGGCGCTCTTCATATGAACTATTGCACACGCATCTCTCTGATCGCATTACTGCTGTGCGTCGGATGGGGCCGCACAGCCATCGGACAAGAAGGCACGGCTAACTCATGGGTTGGAACCAACGGCGATTGGGCCGTCGGCTCGAATTGGTCTGCCGGTGAACTTCCCGACGGCGTCGGCTTCGACGAATACGCGAGCATCAGCAACGGCGGCACGGCCAACGTCACCTCGCCGATCCCCTTTCAACCGGGACAAGTGATCCTCGCGATCGAAGATGGAAGTACGGGGAGCGTCGTCATTGGCAACGGCGGCACACTGACGACCGTTGATCGCCCCGCCACGAGCGGCGAGTTTAACGTCGGCTACGCGGCAACGGGAACCGGAAATCTCACCGTTCAGCCCGGCGGAACGCTGAACATCGCGACGAACCTGTACCTCACCGGCGCGCCGGCGAGCAGCATCACCCTCGGCGGCGCCGGAGCGGGCGTCACGGCAGTGAACATCGGGTTCGCGGCCAACTTCGGCCGCAATCTGCGCGTCATCGGGCCGAACGTCAATCTTTCAGCGCTCTCGGTAAACTTCCAAGCGGAAAGCACGTTTACCGCTCAGATCACCGGCGCCACGCACTCGGCGCTAAAATCGACGAACGTGGCAAATCTTGGCGGTAAGCTGAAACTGGAATTCTCGGGCGTAACGCCGACGCTCGGCAGCAGCTGGAATCTGATTGACGCATCGTCATTCGCCGGTCAGTTCTCGTCGATCGACGCCTCCGCGGCTCCGGCGTTGCCGTTTGGCCAAGTCTACGAGTTCAATACGGTCGCCGGCGGCGGCAGCACGAACGGCATGTATGGCCGCGTCTCGGTGGCTCAGAAGCTTGTGCTGAACGTCAACCGCAGCACGGGCGCCGTGTCGATGGCCACCGGCCCGGGAACGGTTTCGATCGACGGCTACGCAATCAAGTCGGCCCAAGGATCGCTTTCGCCCGCGGGTTGGAACAGCCTGCAAGCCCAGGGCGTCAGCGATTGGCGTCGGTCGCCGCAAGTCGGCACGTCCAAGCAACTCATCGAGTTGAAACCCACGGGCTCGACGGCGATCACCTCCGCGACGCCGCGAGCGCTGGGCAACGCCTTTGCCTACCCTGCAGCGACGCAGTTCGGCGTTGAATGGGAGGATCTGACGTTCGAGTATTACACCCCGGACGGCAAGGTAACGCAGGGGCTGATCAATTACACCGGCACGAAGCGTCACAACAACTTGGTGCTCGTCGTCGATCCGGCGACCGGCAATGCTCAGGTTTTAAATCAGTCGAATCTCTCGGTGAACATCGACGGCTACAAGATCACGTCGACCAGCGGGTCGCTGCTGCCGGCAAACGGGAAGTGGCTGAGCCTGGACGACGACAACCGCCTGGGCGGCGATTGGCGCGAGTCAAACGCGAGCGTCAATCAGCTCGCGGAGCTGAAGCCGACCGGCTCTTCACAAATGGCGGGCGGAGCGACCTTCCTGTCGATGGGCCAGATGTTCAAAACCGTCGGCGCCGGCGGAACGCAAGACCTCGTCTTCGAGTACCTCTTCCCCGGCGAGTCGGCGTTCCGGCAGGGAGTCGTCGTCTATGGAACGCTCACAACGCCCAGCTTGGCTGCCGACTTCAACCACGACAACACGGTCAACGGCCTCGACCTCACTGTATGGAAGGGCGCCTTTGGAACCGGCGCCGGGGGCGACGCCGACGGCGATAACGACAGCGACGGCGCCGACTTCCTGATCTGGCAGCGGCAGTTCGGACAAAGCGTCACGCCGAGTACGACAACCGCCGCGGCGGTTCCTGAACCAGCGACGCTTGCGTTGCTTGGACTGGGAGCAATTGGCTTGGCCGTTTGCTCGCGCCGCAGTGGCGGGGAATCGCATTGAGCAGAGTTCGGCGGCGACGATTGTCGACGCAGACGACGATCACGCTGCAAGTCACTGAAATTGTCATCACTTGAGGGGACGCCTAATGAGTTGGAAATATCTTGTCGGCGCGTGCTGCGTCGTGGGGCTCGCGGGAGTCGCTCGGGCGGGGGTGATCCATACTTCCCACACCGTGTCAGGCATCCCGGCAGGTGCGGTCGGAGACCCGTTCAACCCAGTTCACGCTCCCGGCGGACCGTCAGCGACCGACCTGATCAACGGAATGCTTCCCGTCGCATCAGGCCCTGGCAATTTCCAGCAGGAAGCGGCGGAAGGCCTGCCAGCGCTGACCAACGGATCCATCAGCACGTTCGTCGGTGCGGGCAGCGGTTCCGATAACCATACCGGCTACGCCACGACGGGCGGTGGTTCCGGCGGACAATCGGTGACGTACGCACTCGCCGGCAAGTACAACATCACGCGCGTCGTT
This sequence is a window from Lacipirellula parvula. Protein-coding genes within it:
- a CDS encoding sigma-70 family RNA polymerase sigma factor; the protein is MFLIGKEYAAYDDAFEAPFLRFIPQTERAALVEKPSAQPDAPEEIDWAAESANLFAELLRESHRDLFVFIYALVQNRADAEDVYQQTTMVLWSKFAEFKPGTNFAAWATRVAHLTARHFIRSRRRQHLYFSDEILDSLREVYRPQGPEHHATRMEALAICMEKLPPRDRSLINRCYAGNNDVAEIAVTESRTVASIYQAIYRIRKNLFGCVQRTLATENR
- a CDS encoding DUF1559 domain-containing protein; amino-acid sequence: MKMRTHRKCSNSAFTLVELLVVIAIIGVLVALLLPAVQAAREAARRSQCVNQLKQWGLSMQMHHDSKLQLPYGATFPDTVYKRPRQTWVVRLWPFIEQGNLSRQFDLKTDFELPPMTIAGTLNGLTGQFVPLYYCPSDVTGSDQILGNYQRRRGNYVINWGNATFGGAFRDNELVGFPGIAPFSHVNGRIAEPVDTSFALITDGTSNTLLMSEYLIPTSPEDNDWRADIHNNEGVQRFHTLQTPNSSAPDVIANGWFQDNGDPAMPAIAGTITRQQNAARSRHNGGVNALHCDGSVAFYADGIAANVWQALGTMNGGEAASQN
- a CDS encoding FecR domain-containing protein, with product MPLPRHDADELFRLLSLQWDDACPPEVLARIEQIARTHGDSAIELILEYSALHADIDAVVASSQAFDRAIEGIEQTRRKPRKLASPQHVAAARAEKPRGVQISKWQAVFVMAASLLLAVGGSYWLDPHVRQERASMGMGGVPMILRPPQTVACVTRLTNATWAHSLVLKEGQTLKEHQRLELLTGAAQLSMACGAEIVLKAPCTIRLRSDDFVYLEAGDLTAEVAKWATGFVVDTKGLRITDLGTRFAVSAGPSGIAEAHVLEGEVLAEPMKTHRPKQSSMLLNAGEAIRVSLQKATIDQILAESDRFVSRLKQFRPLRPIQLRNTGISLSVGQDDPHWTVTAGDPAYGPYPHPAIITEGDPSYLDNMPDGSQWISVKRDVWPGIPTSSTHTFETRFNLNGYDPATVYIIGSFLVDNSISEIRINGKPVDFNRWVTTWDVHDFESFHTIEILDGFVAGENVIAVDVFNTPSHPDNPELPNPMGLRVEWQAFGCEAEPAATPAPSVAGFEVFLRQAENLFAGVKIM
- a CDS encoding discoidin domain-containing protein codes for the protein MPQTKKSFLHITACLAIVATASSGAFGAVVANNEFNLGPEGGTGLYTPTFPSGGSSITDLLNGKLPSNNVGNFQQEGSTGVAALTNGSVQTAYGNGGAESPHAAYATAGAGQSVTYTLGGVYNLSSIVIYGGWNDGGRDAQHYNILTSTDAGLNYTLLTTYDNSPGQTTATPVPVSQRTAFTENALPNLAVNVTNIKVEFLSVENGYTGYTEIDVFGNQLFAPGDANRNGVVDINDFFVISNNFSKVPSSPGLDGDIVVDNLVDVLDFRLWKNSVPAEVAALAANFGVPEPSSLALAGAGLALLAARRRRG
- a CDS encoding PEP-CTERM sorting domain-containing protein; protein product: MNYCTRISLIALLLCVGWGRTAIGQEGTANSWVGTNGDWAVGSNWSAGELPDGVGFDEYASISNGGTANVTSPIPFQPGQVILAIEDGSTGSVVIGNGGTLTTVDRPATSGEFNVGYAATGTGNLTVQPGGTLNIATNLYLTGAPASSITLGGAGAGVTAVNIGFAANFGRNLRVIGPNVNLSALSVNFQAESTFTAQITGATHSALKSTNVANLGGKLKLEFSGVTPTLGSSWNLIDASSFAGQFSSIDASAAPALPFGQVYEFNTVAGGGSTNGMYGRVSVAQKLVLNVNRSTGAVSMATGPGTVSIDGYAIKSAQGSLSPAGWNSLQAQGVSDWRRSPQVGTSKQLIELKPTGSTAITSATPRALGNAFAYPAATQFGVEWEDLTFEYYTPDGKVTQGLINYTGTKRHNNLVLVVDPATGNAQVLNQSNLSVNIDGYKITSTSGSLLPANGKWLSLDDDNRLGGDWRESNASVNQLAELKPTGSSQMAGGATFLSMGQMFKTVGAGGTQDLVFEYLFPGESAFRQGVVVYGTLTTPSLAADFNHDNTVNGLDLTVWKGAFGTGAGGDADGDNDSDGADFLIWQRQFGQSVTPSTTTAAAVPEPATLALLGLGAIGLAVCSRRSGGESH